The following are encoded in a window of Penaeus monodon isolate SGIC_2016 chromosome 9, NSTDA_Pmon_1, whole genome shotgun sequence genomic DNA:
- the LOC119576660 gene encoding probable LIM domain-containing serine/threonine-protein kinase DDB_G0286997, which yields MIESAHFSVITTLVQSGVSLSSTSPNLAKISSQIEITSLPALSTSPIVLQSSSLPRTSPVLPQTSPVLPRASPGLSRTSPPGSRTSPAVARISPSLSRISPSLSRTSPSLPRTSPSLPRTSPSLPRTSPGLARTSPAASSAKERLPADLGANKFRALFGTNSEVEVMPITPGEKGNSYEPQQSSFLRLLDEPQQHQQESSLLLSAVRGQRREVEITASRDGTVFRQPHEDRRPHQTQQHDVERKKTHYSTSDLPEFPPTTHKPPPPLKPVPSVLRRHSESHDPRDPMLHRLMYQNNHSSPATSTTSSLSIDHHTAASLYSFTQPKSSPTQHPPPIQSGRRSSEGSSDMAREHQHAIAMNMQQHMYRQQHLRPSPPLSLGKDKATIFPIPPPAPAVRPYRSPPPPSTRPLEQYQSSMMDPASTEDLYRSNLQFFERIKQNIHQTCDANLSLQERGGFVGSERGIAAHDRMQSPAGSVDKPPQPQTFVPRVLVRNSIPESNPRLPHIPPPYPGPSYVGHNPHLTGPLQPNHPGQYPNNMHHSSGTAIHQMAPAGLIPGMHQPSVIMTSPDNAVRSKNGGAGTVDKKQCLNNCPQQARFLCSGCKKAWYCSEKCQREHWAMHSQSCSP from the exons ATGATAGAATCAGCTCACTT CAGTGTGATCACTACTCTTGTGCAGTCTGGTGTAAGTCTGTCAAGCACAAGTCCTAACTTAGCTAAAATCAGCAGTCAGATTGAAATAACAAGTTTGCCTGCACTATCAACTAGCCCCATTGTACTGCAGTCTTCTTCTCTTCCAAGGACTAGTCCAGTATTGCCACAGACAAGTCCAGTATTACCCAGGGCAAGTCCTGGACTGTCAAGGACAAGTCCGCCAGGCTCTAGAACAAGTCCTGCAGTTGCAAGAATAAGTCCATCATTGTCAAGAATAAGTCCATCATTATCTAGAACCAGTCCATCATTACCTAGAACTAGTCCTTCATTACCTAGAACTAGTCCTTCTTTACCAAGAACGAGCCCAGGATTGGCAAGAACCAGTCCTGCTGCAAGTAGTGCAAAAGAGAGATTACCAGCAGACCTAGGGGCTAACAAATTTCGAGCACTGTTTGGCACTAATTCGGAAGTAGAAGTTATGCCCATAACTCCAGGAGAAAAAGGTAACTCATACGAACCACAGCAGTCAAGCTTTCTAAGGCTATTAGATGAGCCACAGCAGCATCAGCAGGAATCATCACTTTTACTAAGTGCTGTTCGGGGTCAGAGGCGGGAAGTGGAGATCACTGCATCACGTGATGGAACTGTGTTCCGTCAACCTCATGAGGATAGACGCCCACATCAGACACAGCAACATGatgttgaaaggaaaaaaactcattaCTCAACATCAGACCTTCCAGAATTTCCACCAACAACACATAAACCACCTCCTCCACTCAAACCTGTACCTTCAGTTTTAAGAAGACATTCAGAAAGTCACGACCCTCGAGACCCAATGCTTCATCGGCTCATGTATCAAAATAATCATTCTAGTCCTGCAACTTCCACGACAAGTTCTTTGTCGATTGACCATCATACAGCAGCTTCTTTGTACTCTTTTACTCAGCCGAAGTCCAGCCCTACACAGCATCCCCCACCAATTCAGAGTGGCCGGAGAAGTAGTGAGGGTAGTTCTGATATGGCAAGAGAGCACCAACATGCTATAGCTATGAATATGCAGCAACATATGTATCGACAGCAGCATTTACGACCAAGCCCACCTTTGAGTCTTGGGAAAGATAAGGCAACCATTTTTCCGATACCTCCACCAGCACCTGCTGTGAGACCTTACAgatctcctccaccaccttctaCAAGACCTCTGGAACAGTATCAATCATCCATGATGGATCCAGCGTCAACAGAGGACTTGTACCGATCCAATCTTCAGTTTTTTGAAAGAATAAAGCAGAACATTCACCAGACTTGTGATGCAAATCTAAGCCTCCAAGAAAGAGGAGGCTTTGTTGGATCTGAGAGGGGAATTGCTGCCCATGACAGGATGCAGTCCCCAGCCGGCTCTGTCGACAAGCCTCCTCAGCCACAGACTTTTGTCCCACGAGTCCTGGTCCGAAATTCCATTCCTGAATCAAACCCTCGTTTGCCCCacatccctcccccttacccaggCCCATCTTATGTTGGCCATAATCCTCATCTAACAGGGCCATTGCAACCAAATCATCCTGGCCAGTATCCAAACAATATGCATCACAGTTCAGGCACAGCAATTCACCAAATGGCCCCTGCTGGACTTATTCCTGGTATGCATCAGCCTTCAGTGATTATGACCAGCCCAGATAATGCAGTTCGGAGTAAGAATGGTGGTGCTGGTACTGTTGATAAAAAGCAGTGTTTGAATAACTGCCCTCAACAAGCACGTTTTCTATGTTCTGGCTGCAAGAAGGCTTGGTACTGCTCTGAAAAATGCCAG CGTGAGCACTGGGCCATGCACAGTCAGTCTTGTTCTCCTTGA